The nucleotide sequence TGGACCGGCATCCGCATCTTCTACGTCACCGGCTCGTCGAGCCCTGGCGTCACCGGGTTCTTCCCGACGATCATCGACGCTCTGCAGCACGTGACGCTGCCGACCATCGCCCTCGTGCTCGTCGGTTACGCGCAGTACCACTTCCTTCAGCGCTCCCTGCTCCTGGACAACATCAACGCCGATTACGTCCGCACGGCGCGCGCCAAGGGGCTCACGAAGGCCAAGGCCATCCGCAAGCACGCGCTGCGCACCTCCCTGATCCCCGTCGCCACCCAGGTCGCCTTCACGATCCCGACGATCTTCACCGGCGCGATCCTGACCGAGACGATCTTCGCCTGGCAGGGCATGGGGCGTTACTTCCTCGACACCATCAACCAGAACGACATCAACGGTGTCGTGGCGGTCGCCGCCTTCGGCGCCGTTCTGACCGCGATCGGCGCCGTCCTGGCGGACATCATCGTGGTCATCCTCGACCCGCGAGTGAGGGTGAGCTGACAATGACCACCGAAATGATCGATCCCCTCGTCGAGCCGCCCGTCGGCCCCCCGCAGCCGGCTGACAAGTCGCTCTCCAAGTGGACGCTGTACACGCGCCGGTTCCTGCGCAACAAGCCGGCGGTCGGCGGCGTCGTGGTGCTGTTCGTCCTGATCCTGTTCGCGACGCTCGGTCCGCTGCTCTCCCGCTACACGGTCAGCGACATGGACTTCCTCGCGCTGAGCTCGCCGCCGTCGGCCGAGCACTGGTTCGGAACCAACGGCGCCGGAAACGACACGTACACGCAGACCGCGATCGGCCTGCAGCGCTCCCTCATGATCGCCATCACCGTGTCCGTCGGCACCACGATCCTGTCGGCCCTCGTCGGCACCGCCGCCGCCTACTTCGGCGGATGGTTCGAGCGCATCGCGCTGCTGGTGATCCACTTCATGATGGTCGTGCCCACGTTCCTCATCCTCTCGGTCATCTCGAACGACTCGGGCGGCGTGTGGTGGGTCATCGCCCTGGTCATGATCTTCGTCTCCTGGTTCTTCCCGGCTCGGATCATCTGGACCATGGCCCTGTCGCTCCGTGAGCGCGAGTACGTGCAGGCCGCGCGCTACATGGGGGTCCGCGGCGGACGCATCGTCCTGCGGCACCTGGTCCCCAACATCGGCTCGCTGCTGGTGATCAACTTCACCCTCGGCATCGTCGCGGCCGTGACCACCGAGACCGGGCTGTCGTTCATCGGCTTCGGCGTCAAGATCCCCGACGTCTCCCTCGGCTCGCTCATCGGCGAGGGCAGCACGACCATCACGAGCTCGCCCTGGCTGTTCTACTTCCCGGCCCTCGTCCTCACTCTGCTCACCGTCTCGATGGCTCTCATCGCCGACGGTCTGCGGGACGCCCTCGATCCCACCTCGGCTGCTGGAGGCCGCGCATGAGCCCTATCCTCTCCGTCCGCGACCTCAACGTCAGCTTCGCGTCCGAGGCCGGCCGCGTGCACGCCGTCCGCGGCGTCTCGTTCGACCTGGAGGCCGGGAAGACCCTCGGCATCGTCGGGGAGTCCGGGTCGGGCAAGTCGGTCACCTCGCTGGCGGTGATGGGCCTGCTCGACGAGAACGCCAAGGTCTCCGGCTCCATCATGTTCGACGGCCAGGAGCTGATCGGCAAGACGGACGGACAGCTCTCCGCGATCCGCGGCAACGGCCTGTCCATGATCTTCCAGGACCCGCTGACCTCGCTCACCCCCGTGTACACGATCGGCACGCAGCTGATCGAGGCACTGACCGTGCACCGCAACCTGAGCGGCAAAGAGGCCAACGCCCGGGCGATCGACCTCCTCAAGCTCGTCGGGATCCCCGAGCCGGAGAAGCGCATGAAGGCCTTCCCGCACGAGTTCTCGGGCGGCATGCGCCAGCGTGTGGTCATCGCCATCGCGATGGCGAACGACCCCAAGCTGATCATCGCCGACGAGCCGACCACGGCCCTCGACGTGACCATCCAGGCGCAGATCCTCGACCTCATCGAGAAGGCGCAGGACGAGACCGGCGCGGCCGTGATGATGATCACGCACGACATGGGTGTCGTGGCCCGCACCGCCGACGACGTCATGGTCATGTACGCGGGCAAGCCCGTCGAGCAGGCCCCCGTCAGGGAGCTGTTCCACAAGACCCGGATGCCGTACTCGATCGGCCTCCTCGGCGCGATCCCGCGTGTGGACAAGGCCGAGAAGGAGCCGCTGACCCCGATCAAGGGCAACCCGCCGCTGCTCATCGATCTTCCCGATGCGTGCCCGTTCGCGGACCGCTGCCCGATCGTGATCGACGCCTGCCGCACGAAGGAGCCCGAGCTCCTCCCCGCGCACACCGGCAGCACGGCGGACCACCGCGCGGCGTGCATCCGTGCGGACGAGATCGAGGATGGCGGCATGCTCGGCGGCCTCCCCGTGTACCCCGTGCGCGAGGTCCCCGAGAGCGACCTCACCCGCCTCCCCCGCGAGGAGCGGCCGGTGACGCTCGAGGTGAGGAACCTCACCAAGACGTTCCCGCTGCTCAAGGGCGCGTTCCTCAAGCGCAAGGTCGGCGAGGTCCATGCGATCAAGGGCATCAGCTTCGACGTGCGCGAGGGCGAGACGATGGCCATCGTGGGCGAGTCGGGGTCCGGCAAGACCACGACGCTGCTGCAGATCATGGACATGGTCAAGCAGACCGAAGGCGACATCGTGATCGCCGGCACGAGCGTCAACGACATCCGCAGCCACAAGGTCGAGCGCGCGCTGCGCCGCGACATCCAGATCGTGTTCCAGGACCCGATGGGGGCCCTGGACCCGCGCATGACCGTCGCGGACATCATCGCGGAGCCGCTGACCGCGATCGGCACCCCCAGCAGCGAGGTGCACCGCCGCGTGGGCGAGCTCATGGATCTCGTCGGGCTCAACCCGGCGCATCGCGACCGCTTCCCTCAGGCGTTCTCCGGTGGCCAGCGGCAGCGCATCGGCATCGCCCGCGCGCTGTCGACGAACCCGAAGATCGTGGTCCTCGACGAGCCGGTCTCCGCGCTCGACGTGTCGATCCAGGCCGGCGTCATCAACCTGCTCGACGAGCTGAAGGTGAAGCTCGGGCTGTCGTACCTCTTCGTCGCCCACGACCTGTCGGTGGTGCGTCACATCGCCGACCGCGTCGCGGTGATGTACCTCGGCGACTTCGTCGAGCACGGCGATGTGGACGAGGTGTTCGACAACCCGCAGCACCCGTACACCAAGGCGCTGCTGTCGGCGATCCCCGTTCCCGACCCGGACATCGAGCGCACGCGACAGCGCGTGGTCTTCGACCCGGAGACGATGAGCACCAAGCCGGCGACGGTCTGAGCCGGTCGAGCTCGCGACCTGTGGTCACCGTCCGATAACGGTTAGCCGGTATTCACCGCCGGGCGCCGTACCGGTATGCGGCTCGAACTATTCTTCCCTTTATGACACGCCGTAAGGCGAAAGGAGCACCATGAAGCAGTACAAGCTGATGGGAGCGCTGGCATTCACCGGCGTTCTCGCACTCGCGATCAGCGGGTGCGCTGCCGGTAACGGCGGCAGTGGCGACAGCGGCGACAACGGCGAAGCAGCCGAGGTCGAGATGGCGAACTACAACCCGCAGCCGCGCGAGAACCTGAAGGAGGGTGGCGAGGTCAACTTCGCCATCCGCGAGGTCCCGCCGCAGCTGAACTCGTTCAACAGCGACGGCAGCGCGGACACCGCGCGTATCGCCGCGTGGTACATGCCGCAGATCATCCTGATGGAGCCGGACGGCACGCAGTACAAGAACGACAACTACCTGTCGGAGTGGAAGAACGAGGTCAAGGACGGCAAGACGGTCCTGACCTTCACGTTCACCGACGAGGCCCACTGGAACGATGGCACGGACATGGACTGGACCGCCATCGACGCCACGTGGAAGGCCAACCGCTCGTACGACGAGGGCTTCAACCCGAACGCGACCGACGGGTACAAGGAGATCGAGTCCGTCGAGCAGGGTGACACCCCCAAGACGGCCATCGTGACCTTCAAGGGCGAGTTCGCCTGGCCGCAGATGCCGTTCAACGGTGGCGTCATGCACCCGGCTCTCGCCGACCCGGCCGTCTTCAACGAGGCCATGATCGAGAACCCGCACCCCGAGTGGGGCGCCGGCCCGTACACGATCGACGAGTTCGACGCGAACAAGGGCTACGTCTCCTTCAAGCCGAACCCCGAGTGGTGGGGCGACGCCCCGCTCCTCGACAAGGTCACGATGACCGGCATGGACACCCAGGCCGGCGTCAACGCCTTCAAGAACGGCGAGGTCGACATGGTCGAGACGGGCTCCCAGGAGCTCATCGACCAGGTGAAGGACGTCGACGGCGCTGTCGTGTACCGCGCGCAGCAGACCGCCAACACGATCCTGCAGGTCGACTCCACGAAGCCGCAGTTCGAGGACGTCAAGGTCCGCGAGGCGTTCTTCAAGGCGATCAACATCGATCAGCAGAAGCAGATCGCGTGGAACGGCCTCGGCTACGAAGAGGAGCCGGCCGGTTCGCTGACGCTCTTCTCGTTCCAGCCCGGGTACACCGACTCGATGAAGGCCGCCGGCTGGAAGTTCGATGTCGAGGGCGCCAAGAAGCTGCTCGACGAGGCCGGCTGGACCGAAGGCTCCGACGGCATCCGTGAGAAGGACGGCGTCAAGCTCTCCGTCGTCTACCCGATCTGGAGCGACTCGGCCACGGCGAAGGCGCTCGCGCAGTCGCTGCAGGCCCAGGAGAAGGAGGTGGGCATCGACGTCAAGGTCGAGGTTCGCCCCGCCAGCGAGTTCTCTTCGGACTACACGTCGAAGAACTGGGACGTCTCCGGCCTCCGCTTCACCTCGTCCGACCCGTTCGGTGCCGCCTGGTTCTGCCAGCTGTACTGCTCGGACTCCGGTCTGAACCTGTCGGGCGTCGGCGACGCCGAGCTCGACGCGGAGATCAAGGACAAGGTCGAGTCGCAGACCGACCCCGAGGCGCAGACCAAGGCCGCCATGGAGCTCGAGCCCGAGATCTACAAGCGCTGGGGTCTCATCCCGCTGTACAACGGCCCGCAGATCTACACGGTCAAGGAAGGCCTCGCCAACCTGACCCCGGAGCCCTACGTGGGTCTGGATCTGTTCGGCATCACGCCGGTCGAGAACGTCGGCTGGGAGAAGTAACTCCCTCTGACACGACTCGTGTCGAAGCGGGGTCGGTGGTTCATCCACCGGCCCCGCTTTCCTTATGCTGAAGGCGTGACCGTCCAGACCGTCCTCGTGCACGGCATCCGCACGTCGGCGACCATGTGGCGGCCGCAGGTGGAGTACCTGGAGGCGCACGGGAATCCCGTGACGGCGGTCGATCTGCCCGGTCACGGCAGCCGGATGTCGGAGGACTTCACCCTCCACGAGGCACTGCACACGATCGACGC is from Microbacterium sp. BLY and encodes:
- a CDS encoding ABC transporter permease, translating into MTTEMIDPLVEPPVGPPQPADKSLSKWTLYTRRFLRNKPAVGGVVVLFVLILFATLGPLLSRYTVSDMDFLALSSPPSAEHWFGTNGAGNDTYTQTAIGLQRSLMIAITVSVGTTILSALVGTAAAYFGGWFERIALLVIHFMMVVPTFLILSVISNDSGGVWWVIALVMIFVSWFFPARIIWTMALSLREREYVQAARYMGVRGGRIVLRHLVPNIGSLLVINFTLGIVAAVTTETGLSFIGFGVKIPDVSLGSLIGEGSTTITSSPWLFYFPALVLTLLTVSMALIADGLRDALDPTSAAGGRA
- a CDS encoding ABC transporter ATP-binding protein encodes the protein MSPILSVRDLNVSFASEAGRVHAVRGVSFDLEAGKTLGIVGESGSGKSVTSLAVMGLLDENAKVSGSIMFDGQELIGKTDGQLSAIRGNGLSMIFQDPLTSLTPVYTIGTQLIEALTVHRNLSGKEANARAIDLLKLVGIPEPEKRMKAFPHEFSGGMRQRVVIAIAMANDPKLIIADEPTTALDVTIQAQILDLIEKAQDETGAAVMMITHDMGVVARTADDVMVMYAGKPVEQAPVRELFHKTRMPYSIGLLGAIPRVDKAEKEPLTPIKGNPPLLIDLPDACPFADRCPIVIDACRTKEPELLPAHTGSTADHRAACIRADEIEDGGMLGGLPVYPVREVPESDLTRLPREERPVTLEVRNLTKTFPLLKGAFLKRKVGEVHAIKGISFDVREGETMAIVGESGSGKTTTLLQIMDMVKQTEGDIVIAGTSVNDIRSHKVERALRRDIQIVFQDPMGALDPRMTVADIIAEPLTAIGTPSSEVHRRVGELMDLVGLNPAHRDRFPQAFSGGQRQRIGIARALSTNPKIVVLDEPVSALDVSIQAGVINLLDELKVKLGLSYLFVAHDLSVVRHIADRVAVMYLGDFVEHGDVDEVFDNPQHPYTKALLSAIPVPDPDIERTRQRVVFDPETMSTKPATV
- a CDS encoding ABC transporter family substrate-binding protein, which codes for MKQYKLMGALAFTGVLALAISGCAAGNGGSGDSGDNGEAAEVEMANYNPQPRENLKEGGEVNFAIREVPPQLNSFNSDGSADTARIAAWYMPQIILMEPDGTQYKNDNYLSEWKNEVKDGKTVLTFTFTDEAHWNDGTDMDWTAIDATWKANRSYDEGFNPNATDGYKEIESVEQGDTPKTAIVTFKGEFAWPQMPFNGGVMHPALADPAVFNEAMIENPHPEWGAGPYTIDEFDANKGYVSFKPNPEWWGDAPLLDKVTMTGMDTQAGVNAFKNGEVDMVETGSQELIDQVKDVDGAVVYRAQQTANTILQVDSTKPQFEDVKVREAFFKAINIDQQKQIAWNGLGYEEEPAGSLTLFSFQPGYTDSMKAAGWKFDVEGAKKLLDEAGWTEGSDGIREKDGVKLSVVYPIWSDSATAKALAQSLQAQEKEVGIDVKVEVRPASEFSSDYTSKNWDVSGLRFTSSDPFGAAWFCQLYCSDSGLNLSGVGDAELDAEIKDKVESQTDPEAQTKAAMELEPEIYKRWGLIPLYNGPQIYTVKEGLANLTPEPYVGLDLFGITPVENVGWEK
- a CDS encoding ABC transporter permease; its protein translation is MIKYLARRALGWLLMIVVATNLTYFLAWGFLDPRSNYVGRRPPLTPEQIDNVLVPRNLSDTVPLIERWWNWFSGILLRWDWGVSPTGQSVNEQVAYRMWVSAELVLGATIIAAVLGVWLGVYTASRQYKLADRIGQATSIITMNINIIVAGLAVVLLAISLNEWTGIRIFYVTGSSSPGVTGFFPTIIDALQHVTLPTIALVLVGYAQYHFLQRSLLLDNINADYVRTARAKGLTKAKAIRKHALRTSLIPVATQVAFTIPTIFTGAILTETIFAWQGMGRYFLDTINQNDINGVVAVAAFGAVLTAIGAVLADIIVVILDPRVRVS